Genomic segment of Rhodococcus sp. W8901:
TTGCGGCCGACCAGCTTCGACAGATCGTCGCCGCCGTCGATACTCACGACCGCACGGTCGCCCTCGACGTCGAGATCGATGTCGCCGTCGAAGTCCAGGACGTCGAGCAACTGCTCGAGGTAATCGCCGGCGATCTCGCCTTCCTCGATCAGTTCGTCCTCGGTGTCGGTGTCCGCGTCCGTGTCCACGTTCTGCGTCTCGAGTACCACGTCTGTGCCCTCCCTGTTCTCACCGGCCCGGGCGGTGTCCTGCTCACTGGTCATGGTCGTTCTCTTTCTGGAGGTCAGCGCCGCTTGCGCTTGTTGCTCTTGGGGCGGTTCGCTGCCGGCCGCGGTTTCGGCTTGGGGCGCTGCTGCCCGGTCGATCCACCACCCGATCCGGTTCGTTCGTCAGCCGACGACTCTCCGGTCTCCGACGTCTCCGCATCGGTGGACTCGGCGTCGATGACCGGGGAGGACGGGGCGGCCTTCTTCTTCTTGTCGAGCGACGGACGTGCACCCGGCTTGGGCGCGTTCTCGGCACGACGCTCGAGCGCAGCCTGCTTCTTTGCGTCCTCCTCCGCGTCGATCTTGCGGAAGACGAGGTGCTGCTGACCGTAGGTCCACGCGTTGTTACTCACCCAGTAGAGCAGGATCGCGATGGGGAGGAAGGCGCCGAATACAAGAACACCTAGAGGGAACACCCACAGCGCGAGCTTGTTCATGATCGCCGACTGCGGGTTGGCCGCCGCGGTGGCGCTCTGACGCGCGACCGAGGCACGCGAGTTGAAGTGCGTGGCGAGAGACGCGATCACCATCAGCGGAACCGCGACCGCAACGACGTTCGCAACGGTCGGCACGGTGCCGTAGGCGCCGAACGACTCGAGCGTCTCCTTGGGCATCGTGATGTAGGACGAAATCGGGGCACCGAACAGACGGGCACTCAGGAACGACTGGACGTCGGTGGCGCTGAACCAGTAGTTCGCGGTGTTGGCGTTCTCCTCGACCGACATGCCGAGACCGCCGGTACCGGTACCGGTGCGGTTGAACGAGCGCAGGACGTGGTACAGGCCGATGAACACCGGCGCCTGCAGCAGCACCGGCAGACAGCCCATGACGGGGTTGAAGCCGTGTTCCTTCTGCAGCTTCTGCATCTCCAAGGCCATCCGCTGGCGGTCCTTGGAGTACTTCTTCTGCAGCGCCTTGATCTGCGGCTGCAGCTCCTGCATCTGCCGCGTGGTGCGCACCTGCTTCACGAACGGCTTGTAGAGGATGGCGCGCAGCGTGAAGACCAGGAACATGACGGACAGCGCCCAGGCGATGCCGTTGTCGTCGCCGAGAACGGCGCCGAACACCTTGTGCCAGACCCACAGGATCCCGGACACCGGATAGTAAATGATGTCGAGCACGGCTCTAAGTACTCCTCTGTTCGTCCACGTTCACCACACCGTGGTGTTGGGCAAGTATCGGGCGAGCGCGGCGCATCATTCCTGGCTCGCATGGTGGTGGATGTGTCGTCCTCGACG
This window contains:
- the yidC gene encoding membrane protein insertase YidC, which encodes MLDIIYYPVSGILWVWHKVFGAVLGDDNGIAWALSVMFLVFTLRAILYKPFVKQVRTTRQMQELQPQIKALQKKYSKDRQRMALEMQKLQKEHGFNPVMGCLPVLLQAPVFIGLYHVLRSFNRTGTGTGGLGMSVEENANTANYWFSATDVQSFLSARLFGAPISSYITMPKETLESFGAYGTVPTVANVVAVAVPLMVIASLATHFNSRASVARQSATAAANPQSAIMNKLALWVFPLGVLVFGAFLPIAILLYWVSNNAWTYGQQHLVFRKIDAEEDAKKQAALERRAENAPKPGARPSLDKKKKAAPSSPVIDAESTDAETSETGESSADERTGSGGGSTGQQRPKPKPRPAANRPKSNKRKRR